TCTTGTTGGATTAAGAAGGGTGGAAGGGCAGGTCAGGGGTATCCAGCGGATGGTTGATGAAGAACGTTATTGTGTTGATGTGCTGAATCAGATCGCTGCTGCCCGAATGGCCATGGCTCGCCTGGCTATGTTAATCCTCGAAGATCATACCAAGGGGTGTGTTAGCACGGCTATAGTGGAAAAAGAGAG
The DNA window shown above is from Bacillota bacterium and carries:
- a CDS encoding metal-sensitive transcriptional regulator, giving the protein MTNENIAGDEFCNDEACHQVDHGSYQENKKKILVGLRRVEGQVRGIQRMVDEERYCVDVLNQIAAARMAMARLAMLILEDHTKGCVSTAIVEKE